One genomic window of Centroberyx gerrardi isolate f3 chromosome 15, fCenGer3.hap1.cur.20231027, whole genome shotgun sequence includes the following:
- the mapk8a gene encoding mitogen-activated protein kinase 8 isoform X1, with translation MIITLRTLFEQGRTFLDAQKAVIEDFTMNKNKREREFYSLDVGDSTFTVLKRYQNLRPIGSGAQGIVCSAYDQNLERNVAIKKLSRPFQNQTHAKRAYRELVLMKCVNHKNIIGLLNVFTPQKSLEEFQDVYLVMELMDANLCQVIQMELDHERLSYLLYQMLCGIKHLHAAGIIHRDLKPSNIVVKSDCTLKILDFGLARTAATGLLMTPYVVTRYYRAPEVILGMGYQANVDIWSVGCILAEMVRHKILFPGRDYIDQWNKVIEQLGTPSQEFLMKLNQSVRTYVENRPRYAGYTFEKLFPDVLFPADSEHNKLKASQARDLLSKMLVIDASKRISVDEALQHPYINVWYDPAEVEAPPPKITDKQLDEREHTVDEWKDLIYKEVCEWDEWTKNGVIRGQPPPLGAAVIDRSPQPASSSSSANDVSSMSTEPSDPSSDPTMTSDTESSLDSHTSLGALGCCR, from the exons ATGATCATAACGCTGCGGACTCTCTTCGAACAAGGG AGGACATTTTTGGATGCGCAGAAAGCAGTAATCGAAGATTTCACcatgaacaaaaacaagagagaaagagagttctACAGCCTAGACGTTGGGGATTCTACATTCACAGTCCTGAAGCGCTACCAGAATCTGAGACCCATCGGCTCAGGAGCTCAGGGAATCGTCTG CTCTGCGTATGACCAAAACCTTGAAAGAAATGTTGCCATCAAGAAGCTGAGTCGGCCGTTTCAGAATCAGACCCACGCCAAGAGGGCGTACAGAGAACTAGTCCTTATGAAATGTGTCAATCACAAAAAT ATCATTGGCCTATTAAATGTATTTACACCACAAAAATCATTAGAAGAATTCCAAGATGT ATACTTGGTGATGGAGCTGATGGATGCCAACCTGTGCCAGGTCATTCAGATGGAGCTGGACCATGAGAGGCTGTCCTACCTGCTCTATCAGATGTTGTGTGGCATCAAACACCTCCACGCTGCCGGCATCATTCACAGG GACCTCAAGCCCAGTAACATTGTTGTGAAGTCAGATTGTACACTGAAGATTCTGGACTTTGGCCTGGCTCGGACCGCCGCCACAGGACTCCTGATGACACCGTATGTGGTGACGCGCTACTACAGAGCACCAGAGGTTATCCTGGGCATGGGCTACCAGGCCAATG TGGACATATGGTCTGTGGGCTGCATACTGGCAGAAATGGTCCGCCATAAAATCCTCTTTCCCGGAAGGGACT ACATTGACCAGTGGAACAAGGTGATTGAGCAGCTTGGTACTCCATCCCAGGAGTTCCTAATGAAGCTGAACCAGTCAGTAAGAACGTATGTAGAAAACCGGCCGCGCTATGCTGGATACACCTTTGAGAAGCTCTTCCCCGACGTGCTCTTCCCCGCTGACTCTGAACACAACAAGCTGAAAG CGAGCCAAGCGAGGGATCTCTTATCCAAGATGCTAGTGATTGATGCCTCCAAGCGCATCTCTGTAGACGAGGCCCTGCAACACCCCTACATTAATGTTTGGTACGACCCAGCTGAAGTGGAGGCG cctcctccaaaGATCACAGACAAACAGCTGGATGAGAGGGAGCATACCGTGGACGAGTGGAAAG ATCTGATCTATAAGGAAGTGTGTGAATGGGATGAGTGGACGAAAAATGGAGTGATCAGAGGGCAGCCACCTCCTTTAG GTGCagcagtgatcgacaggtcgcctCAGCCcgcatcttcctcctcctcggccaACGACGTCTCGTCCATGTCCACTGAGCCCAGCGACCCGAGCAGTGACCCCACCATGACCTCTGACACAGAGAGCAGCCTGGACAGCCACACCTCCCTGGGCGCTCTGGGCTGCtgcagataa
- the mapk8a gene encoding mitogen-activated protein kinase 8 isoform X2, which produces MNKNKREREFYSLDVGDSTFTVLKRYQNLRPIGSGAQGIVCSAYDQNLERNVAIKKLSRPFQNQTHAKRAYRELVLMKCVNHKNIIGLLNVFTPQKSLEEFQDVYLVMELMDANLCQVIQMELDHERLSYLLYQMLCGIKHLHAAGIIHRDLKPSNIVVKSDCTLKILDFGLARTAATGLLMTPYVVTRYYRAPEVILGMGYQANVDIWSVGCILAEMVRHKILFPGRDYIDQWNKVIEQLGTPSQEFLMKLNQSVRTYVENRPRYAGYTFEKLFPDVLFPADSEHNKLKASQARDLLSKMLVIDASKRISVDEALQHPYINVWYDPAEVEAPPPKITDKQLDEREHTVDEWKDLIYKEVCEWDEWTKNGVIRGQPPPLANDVSSMSTEPSDPSSDPTMTSDTESSLDSHTSLGALGCCR; this is translated from the exons atgaacaaaaacaagagagaaagagagttctACAGCCTAGACGTTGGGGATTCTACATTCACAGTCCTGAAGCGCTACCAGAATCTGAGACCCATCGGCTCAGGAGCTCAGGGAATCGTCTG CTCTGCGTATGACCAAAACCTTGAAAGAAATGTTGCCATCAAGAAGCTGAGTCGGCCGTTTCAGAATCAGACCCACGCCAAGAGGGCGTACAGAGAACTAGTCCTTATGAAATGTGTCAATCACAAAAAT ATCATTGGCCTATTAAATGTATTTACACCACAAAAATCATTAGAAGAATTCCAAGATGT ATACTTGGTGATGGAGCTGATGGATGCCAACCTGTGCCAGGTCATTCAGATGGAGCTGGACCATGAGAGGCTGTCCTACCTGCTCTATCAGATGTTGTGTGGCATCAAACACCTCCACGCTGCCGGCATCATTCACAGG GACCTCAAGCCCAGTAACATTGTTGTGAAGTCAGATTGTACACTGAAGATTCTGGACTTTGGCCTGGCTCGGACCGCCGCCACAGGACTCCTGATGACACCGTATGTGGTGACGCGCTACTACAGAGCACCAGAGGTTATCCTGGGCATGGGCTACCAGGCCAATG TGGACATATGGTCTGTGGGCTGCATACTGGCAGAAATGGTCCGCCATAAAATCCTCTTTCCCGGAAGGGACT ACATTGACCAGTGGAACAAGGTGATTGAGCAGCTTGGTACTCCATCCCAGGAGTTCCTAATGAAGCTGAACCAGTCAGTAAGAACGTATGTAGAAAACCGGCCGCGCTATGCTGGATACACCTTTGAGAAGCTCTTCCCCGACGTGCTCTTCCCCGCTGACTCTGAACACAACAAGCTGAAAG CGAGCCAAGCGAGGGATCTCTTATCCAAGATGCTAGTGATTGATGCCTCCAAGCGCATCTCTGTAGACGAGGCCCTGCAACACCCCTACATTAATGTTTGGTACGACCCAGCTGAAGTGGAGGCG cctcctccaaaGATCACAGACAAACAGCTGGATGAGAGGGAGCATACCGTGGACGAGTGGAAAG ATCTGATCTATAAGGAAGTGTGTGAATGGGATGAGTGGACGAAAAATGGAGTGATCAGAGGGCAGCCACCTCCTTT ggccaACGACGTCTCGTCCATGTCCACTGAGCCCAGCGACCCGAGCAGTGACCCCACCATGACCTCTGACACAGAGAGCAGCCTGGACAGCCACACCTCCCTGGGCGCTCTGGGCTGCtgcagataa